Proteins encoded within one genomic window of Brassica rapa cultivar Chiifu-401-42 chromosome A09, CAAS_Brap_v3.01, whole genome shotgun sequence:
- the LOC103836733 gene encoding transcription factor UNE12, which translates to MASNNNNPHENLSDQTPSDDFFEQILGLPNFSASSSDGGLGGGGGGGAPPMMLQLGSGEEGGHMGGLGGGSGFHNQMFPLGLSLEQGKGQGFLRPEGGSLGTGKRFSDDVMKPVFHGQPMQQQPAPAAPHQPTSIRPRVRARRGQATDPHSIAERLRRERIAERIRALQELVPTVNKTDRAAMIDEIVDYVKFLRLQVKVLSMSRLGGAGAVAPLVTDMPLSSSVEDESGEGGRAPQPAWEKWSNDGTERQVAKLMEENVGAAMQLLQSKALCMMPISLAMAIYHSQPPDTSSVVKPETNPPPP; encoded by the exons ATGGCTAGTAACAACAACAACCCTCATGAGAATCTTTCCGACCAAACACCTTCCGATGACTTCTTCGAGCAAATCCTCGGCCTCCCCAACTTCTCAGCCTCTTCATCCGACGGTGGGttaggcggaggaggaggaggaggagcaccGCCGATGATGCTCCAGCTGGGCTCAGGCGAGGAAGGAGGCCACATGGGTGGGCTAGGAGGAGGAAGTGGGTTTCACAACCAGATGTTTCCTCTGGGGTTGAGTCTTGAACAAGGCAAAGGACAAGGCTTTCTTAGACCCGAAGGTGGTAGTCTTGGAACTGGGAAACGTTTCTCTGATGACGTCATGAAACCT gtTTTTCATGGGCAGCCAATGCAACAACAGCCAGCACCAGCGGCGCCGCATCAGCCTACTTCGATCCGTCCTAGGGTTCGAGCTAGGCGTGGTCAGGCTACTGACCCACATAGCATAGCTGAAAGG CTTCGTAGAGAAAGAATAGCTGAACGGATCAGGGCGTTGCAAGAGCTTGTACCTACTGTTAACAAG ACAGATAGAGCTGCTATGATTGATGAGATTGTGGACTATGTAAAGTTTCTCAGGCTCCAAGTTAAG GTTTTGAGCATGAGTCGTCTTGGTGGAGCCGGTGCAGTTGCTCCACTTGTTACTGATATGCCTTTGTCATCATCAGTTGAG GATGAATCTGGTGAAGGTGGAAGGGCACCACAACCCGCGTGGGAGAAATGGTCTAACGATGGCACAGAACGTCAAGTGGCTAAACTGATGGAAGAGAATGTTGGAGCAGCGATGCAGCTTCTTCAATCTAAGGCGCTTTGTATGATGCCAATCTCATTAGCTATGGCTATTTACCATTCTCAGCCTCCAGATACATCTTCTGTGGTTAAGCCTGAGACTAATCCTCCTCCACCTTAG